A region of the Pseudomonas silesiensis genome:
CTTACGAACAACCGGATCAAATTTCTTGATCTCGATTTTGTCCGGGGTAGTGCGCTTGTTCTTGTCGGTAGTGTAGAAGTGACCAGTACCGGCGCTCGAAATCAAACGAATCAATTCACGCATGATTAGCTCCCTTAGATCTTGCCAGCGGCGCGGATTTCGGCCAGCACGACAGTGATGCCGCGCTTGTCGATGATACGCATGCCTTTGGCAGATACGCGCAGACGCACAAAACGTTTCTCTTCTTCAACCCAGAAGCGGTGATGCTGCAGGTTCGGCAGGAAACGACGACGGGTTTTGTTGT
Encoded here:
- the rpmG gene encoding 50S ribosomal protein L33 encodes the protein MRELIRLISSAGTGHFYTTDKNKRTTPDKIEIKKFDPVVRKHVIYKEGKIK
- the rpmB gene encoding 50S ribosomal protein L28, coding for MSRVCQVTGKGPVTGNNISHANNKTRRRFLPNLQHHRFWVEEEKRFVRLRVSAKGMRIIDKRGITVVLAEIRAAGKI